In Simplicispira sp. 125, one DNA window encodes the following:
- the narJ gene encoding nitrate reductase molybdenum cofactor assembly chaperone: MFKKKPESLRLTLRALAHLLSYPDAELRAEMQQLADALQVEQALKTDRLAELVALCRQLATSDPMEAESRYVETFDRGRSSSLHLFEHVHGDSRDRGPALIDLLQTYERAGLQFSAPELPDHLPVVLEFASTQPPEVACGFLGEMAHILTSLFSALVARGSPYASVIGAILEIAGQPAQAVPVPEEPEIDDSWDEPVAFDGCSTRGQAKPGQPQPLHFVRNPRAPEGAPL, from the coding sequence ATGTTCAAGAAAAAACCGGAGTCCTTGCGTCTGACGCTGCGGGCGCTGGCGCATTTGCTGAGTTACCCCGACGCAGAGTTGCGCGCGGAAATGCAGCAACTGGCCGATGCCTTGCAGGTGGAACAGGCGCTCAAGACGGACCGCCTGGCCGAGTTGGTGGCCCTGTGCCGCCAGCTCGCTACATCCGACCCGATGGAGGCAGAGTCCCGCTATGTCGAGACCTTCGACCGTGGGCGCTCGTCATCACTGCACTTGTTTGAACACGTGCATGGCGACTCGCGCGACCGGGGCCCAGCCCTCATCGATCTGCTGCAAACCTATGAGCGCGCCGGCCTGCAGTTCAGTGCCCCTGAGCTGCCCGACCACCTTCCGGTGGTGCTGGAGTTTGCTTCGACGCAGCCGCCCGAGGTGGCATGCGGATTCTTGGGCGAAATGGCCCATATCCTGACCTCGCTTTTTAGTGCACTGGTGGCGCGTGGGAGTCCCTACGCCAGCGTGATTGGCGCCATCCTCGAGATCGCCGGGCAGCCGGCGCAGGCCGTGCCCGTTCCGGAAGAGCCCGAGATCGATGATTCCTGGGATGAGCCCGTCGCCTTTGACGGTTGCAGCACCCGTGGCCAAGCCAAGCCTGGTCAGCCGCAACCCCTGCATTTTGTCCGTAATCCCCGTGCACCAGAAGGAGCGCCCCTATGA
- a CDS encoding NnrS family protein: MLAPHRLGFFLAMVLLVASGAWWTLVQVSRVSSWPTLAYPLSPSVVHAAAMVFGFIPLFFSGFLFTAGPKWLGVEPWPTRTLRAPLVLQAVGWLTWLAGAHLSAAVCLLGAALAWLGLTSMGVLFWRLVLRSRAEDQVHARAIGVATIVGSLSLLGLCASLVWDAQDTARVFVLTGLWGFVLVVYVTVAHRMIPFFTSSAMPLVTVFRPLWLLWLMLGAAAFEAAAVWVEFEGPLRGPVAPVWMLLRGVLELGVGAVLLWLAGVWGLVQSLKNRLLAMLHIGFLWLGLSFVLAGASQLLGLVQDTPFLGLGALHALTMGCLASLMLAMVTRVSCGHSGRALVADRIAWSLFWVLQAATVLRIVATLPTAFSGSLLLVAALLWTGTMGVWGVRLGIWYGRLRVDGRPG; encoded by the coding sequence ATGCTCGCACCGCACCGGCTGGGGTTCTTCCTGGCTATGGTGCTGCTGGTGGCTTCGGGCGCATGGTGGACGCTGGTACAGGTCTCTCGTGTCTCTTCTTGGCCAACGCTGGCCTACCCGCTCTCTCCCTCGGTGGTGCATGCGGCCGCCATGGTGTTCGGTTTCATTCCGCTGTTTTTTTCCGGCTTTCTTTTTACCGCCGGGCCCAAATGGCTAGGCGTTGAGCCCTGGCCGACGCGCACCCTGCGCGCTCCTTTGGTGTTGCAGGCAGTGGGTTGGCTGACCTGGCTGGCTGGCGCGCACCTGTCGGCCGCGGTGTGCCTGCTGGGCGCGGCGCTGGCGTGGTTGGGGCTGACCTCCATGGGTGTGCTGTTCTGGCGTCTGGTGCTGCGCAGCCGGGCCGAAGACCAGGTCCATGCACGGGCGATTGGCGTGGCCACGATCGTCGGCAGCTTGAGCCTGCTGGGCCTGTGTGCCAGCCTTGTGTGGGACGCCCAGGACACCGCACGGGTATTCGTTCTGACCGGGTTGTGGGGCTTTGTGCTGGTGGTGTACGTCACCGTAGCGCACCGCATGATTCCGTTTTTCACCTCCAGCGCGATGCCGCTGGTGACGGTGTTCCGCCCGCTCTGGCTGTTGTGGCTGATGCTGGGGGCCGCGGCCTTTGAAGCAGCCGCCGTCTGGGTGGAATTTGAAGGGCCGCTGCGCGGCCCCGTGGCGCCCGTCTGGATGCTGCTGCGCGGCGTGCTGGAGCTGGGCGTGGGCGCTGTGCTGTTGTGGTTGGCCGGGGTGTGGGGGCTGGTGCAAAGTCTCAAGAACCGTCTGCTGGCCATGCTGCACATTGGTTTTCTCTGGTTGGGCCTGTCCTTTGTGCTGGCCGGTGCTTCCCAGTTGCTGGGGCTGGTGCAAGACACGCCTTTCCTCGGCCTGGGGGCGCTGCATGCCCTCACCATGGGGTGCCTGGCGTCGCTGATGCTGGCCATGGTCACCCGTGTTTCGTGTGGACACAGTGGGCGCGCCCTGGTGGCCGACCGCATTGCCTGGTCCTTGTTCTGGGTGTTGCAGGCGGCCACCGTGCTGCGTATCGTGGCAACCCTGCCGACGGCTTTCTCGGGCAGCCTGCTGCTGGTTGCAGCGCTGCTGTGGACGGGGACCATGGGCGTTTGGGGCGTGCGGCTGGGCATCTGGTATGGGCGCTTGCGCGTGGATGGGCGTCCGGGCTGA
- a CDS encoding peptidylprolyl isomerase encodes MGHGPVARVNGVSLHEAGQLIDPEMLRQRACTELLRQAAQEAGLLSAQDLPATDGTTSEAAAAAIEQLLERELQVPDPSEEACRRYHEAHPGAHVQGERVQLRHVLFAVTPGVDVKQLRLRAEALLLELRCADDGGATFQTAAQKWSNCPSGAQGGELGWLTRADCAPEFAREVFGGVEIGVLSRLVHSRFGLHVVEVVAREAGEQPSFEQVRGAVALSLRQQTWMNALRQYLQLLAGAATLEGVDIEGADTPLVQ; translated from the coding sequence ATGGGCCATGGGCCCGTTGCGCGGGTCAATGGCGTGAGCTTGCATGAGGCAGGCCAGTTGATCGACCCCGAAATGCTGCGCCAGCGCGCCTGCACCGAGCTTCTGCGCCAGGCTGCACAGGAGGCGGGCTTGCTGTCTGCACAAGACCTGCCCGCGACCGATGGCACCACCAGCGAGGCCGCGGCAGCGGCCATCGAGCAGTTGCTGGAACGCGAGCTGCAGGTGCCCGATCCTTCCGAGGAAGCCTGCCGCCGCTACCACGAAGCCCATCCTGGTGCCCATGTGCAGGGAGAGCGCGTGCAATTGCGGCACGTGTTGTTTGCCGTCACGCCTGGCGTTGATGTCAAGCAACTGCGCTTGCGTGCCGAAGCGCTGCTGCTGGAGCTGCGCTGTGCCGACGATGGCGGAGCTACCTTCCAAACGGCTGCGCAGAAGTGGTCCAACTGCCCCAGCGGAGCGCAAGGCGGTGAGCTGGGCTGGCTGACGCGCGCCGACTGTGCGCCCGAGTTTGCACGGGAGGTTTTTGGCGGTGTCGAGATTGGCGTGCTGTCCCGTTTGGTGCACAGTCGTTTCGGCCTGCATGTCGTGGAAGTGGTCGCGCGCGAGGCGGGCGAGCAGCCTTCGTTCGAGCAGGTTCGGGGTGCTGTGGCGCTGTCCCTGCGCCAGCAGACCTGGATGAATGCCTTGCGCCAGTACCTGCAATTGCTTGCCGGTGCGGCCACGCTGGAAGGCGTGGATATCGAAGGCGCAGACACGCCACTGGTTCAATGA
- a CDS encoding carbonic anhydrase has translation MPDDDLLERLRSFNQDAFPQYRQQFKTLVDEGQHPTTLFIGCSDSRLVPHLLTGAGPGELFLVRNVGAFVPPYDGSYGLHGTAAAIEFAVLSLEVSRIIVCGHSHCGAIKAIYGEVPAEAHNLRRWLDLGRKAALPVVPGPEALRRTEQRAVVLQLERLMDYPMVHRRIQDGSITLHGWHYVIEDGEVHVFDVQTGGFVAASVATTCGTGPYHPYVEHDGQVLGDE, from the coding sequence ATGCCCGATGACGATCTATTGGAGCGCCTGCGTAGCTTTAACCAGGACGCCTTTCCGCAGTACCGGCAGCAGTTCAAAACCCTCGTCGATGAGGGGCAGCATCCGACCACGCTTTTCATAGGCTGTTCGGATTCCCGCTTGGTACCGCATCTGCTGACGGGTGCGGGGCCGGGAGAGCTGTTCCTGGTGCGCAATGTGGGGGCGTTTGTGCCGCCCTACGACGGATCGTATGGCCTGCATGGAACCGCTGCCGCCATTGAGTTCGCGGTGTTGAGTCTGGAGGTGAGCCGTATCATTGTGTGCGGGCACAGCCATTGCGGGGCCATCAAGGCCATCTATGGAGAGGTTCCCGCCGAAGCGCACAACCTGCGGCGTTGGCTTGATCTTGGACGCAAGGCGGCACTGCCGGTGGTGCCCGGCCCCGAGGCCCTTCGCCGCACCGAACAGCGCGCGGTGGTGCTGCAACTCGAACGTCTGATGGACTACCCCATGGTGCACAGGCGAATCCAGGACGGGAGCATTACCTTGCACGGCTGGCATTACGTGATCGAAGACGGCGAAGTGCATGTCTTCGATGTGCAGACCGGGGGGTTTGTTGCCGCTTCGGTGGCCACCACCTGTGGCACGGGCCCCTATCACCCCTACGTGGAACACGATGGTCAGGTGTTGGGCGATGAATAG
- the narI gene encoding respiratory nitrate reductase subunit gamma, with translation MTAWLDTLLFGIYPYICLAVFFIGSLIRFDRDQYTWKSDSSQLLRTGSLRWGSNLFHIGVLFLFFGHFVGMLTPHFIYEHFIGAGAKQLMAMVSGGIAGVLGIIGLSLLLHRRLTDPRIRATSKTSDIVLLWLLWVQLALGLATIPLSAQHLDGSMMMRLAEWGQRIVTFRTGGVELLAGAGWVFKAHMFLGMTVFLIFPFTRLVHVWSGFGTLAYVLRPYQLVRARRLNLPAGHNQPAAK, from the coding sequence ATGACCGCCTGGCTTGATACCCTGCTGTTTGGCATCTATCCCTATATTTGCCTGGCTGTGTTCTTCATTGGCAGCCTGATCCGTTTTGACCGCGACCAGTACACCTGGAAAAGCGATTCCTCGCAGTTGCTGCGCACCGGCAGCCTGCGCTGGGGCAGCAACCTGTTCCACATCGGCGTGCTGTTCCTGTTCTTCGGGCATTTCGTCGGCATGCTCACGCCGCACTTCATCTATGAGCATTTCATCGGTGCGGGCGCCAAGCAACTGATGGCGATGGTCAGCGGCGGCATTGCCGGCGTTCTGGGCATCATCGGCCTGTCGCTCCTGCTGCATCGCCGCCTGACGGATCCCCGGATCCGTGCGACCTCCAAGACCAGCGACATCGTGCTGCTGTGGCTGTTGTGGGTTCAGCTGGCCCTCGGTCTGGCCACCATTCCGCTGTCGGCGCAGCATCTGGATGGCTCCATGATGATGCGCCTGGCCGAATGGGGGCAGCGCATCGTCACCTTCCGCACGGGCGGTGTGGAGCTGTTGGCAGGAGCCGGCTGGGTCTTCAAGGCCCACATGTTCCTGGGCATGACTGTGTTTCTGATCTTCCCGTTTACCCGCCTGGTGCACGTGTGGAGCGGATTTGGCACGCTGGCCTACGTGCTGCGCCCTTACCAGTTGGTGCGTGCACGCCGTTTGAATCTTCCCGCAGGGCACAACCAGCCTGCGGCCAAGTAA
- a CDS encoding nitroreductase, producing MEKQAFTQAMPFSADFAAMAATLMQARQTILPKRLGDPGPDAQQLDRIVAAAAHAPDHGQLLPWRFVLVPQAQRTFLADVFADALQERDAMALPEQLEQAREKAFRSPVLLLAVVDGQRGDPEVDLYERLISTGCALQNMLLMATALGFGSALTSGKALKSTALRRLFGLQESEHALCFVSLGTVLSRKSARVRPSPADYVRTLGDPPPASAAR from the coding sequence ATGGAAAAACAGGCCTTCACGCAAGCAATGCCGTTTTCGGCAGATTTCGCCGCCATGGCGGCGACGCTCATGCAGGCGCGGCAGACGATTTTGCCCAAGCGGCTGGGCGATCCAGGGCCCGATGCGCAGCAGCTCGACCGTATCGTGGCTGCGGCAGCGCATGCGCCCGACCACGGCCAGTTGCTGCCCTGGCGATTTGTGCTGGTGCCACAGGCGCAGCGCACATTTTTGGCGGATGTTTTTGCCGATGCCTTGCAGGAGCGCGATGCGATGGCCTTGCCCGAACAGTTGGAGCAGGCGCGCGAAAAGGCGTTCCGATCGCCTGTGCTGCTGCTGGCCGTGGTGGATGGCCAACGTGGTGATCCCGAGGTGGATCTGTACGAGCGCCTCATCTCCACCGGCTGCGCCCTGCAGAACATGCTGCTGATGGCCACTGCGCTGGGCTTTGGGTCTGCGCTGACGAGCGGCAAAGCGCTCAAGTCAACGGCTTTACGCCGACTTTTCGGCCTGCAGGAGAGCGAGCATGCCCTGTGCTTCGTCAGCCTGGGGACGGTACTCTCGCGCAAGAGCGCGCGGGTTCGGCCGAGCCCAGCCGACTATGTGCGCACACTGGGCGATCCCCCGCCTGCTAGTGCGGCCCGCTGA
- a CDS encoding adenosylcobalamin-dependent ribonucleoside-diphosphate reductase — protein MKRENLGRAHDLTATQPISLDVLKEKYLKAGETSAEDLFRRVARALASVEAEADREKYEGLFLANMHAGAIGAGRIMSAAGTDIQATLINCFVQPVGDCIQGMDDEGFPGIYEALREAAETMRRGGGVGYDFSRIRPRGAEVKGTHSMASGPCSYINVFDQSCSTVESAGARRGAQMGVLRIDHPDVLDFITAKRTPGRWNNFNVSVGVSDAFIQAVQDDRPWELVHKSRPGITVMEQGAYQRADGLWVYQSLPARELWDTIMKSTYDFAEPGILFLDHINQDNNLRYCEKIAATNPCGEQPLPSYGCCDLGPIILTRFVRNPFGFDGAAAFDFESFAKSVALQVRALDNVLDVTFWPLPQQDAEAKAKRRIGVGFTGMGNTLAMLCLRYDSDEGRTMAARIAEHMRDCAYAASVELAREKGAFPQFNADGYLAEGTFASRLPAALKKQIRTHGIRNSHLLSIAPTGTVSLAFADNASNGIEPPFSWMYKRKKREADGSMAEYAVEDHSWRLYRELGGDVNKLPEYFVSALEMSAQDHIAMMKVVQPFVDTAISKTVNIPADYPYEDFKGLYLQAWRARLKGLATYRPNSILGSVLEVHSAPQADHSPAAALDAPPVDPMRTVIESRPKGALSAVAEKVDYWTQEGQKRLYLIVSFLPVPNAEGTGTVDRAIEFFMPVGQSGESQQWVTSSMRLLSLAARGGFLERALSDMRKVAWDRGPVRLGTHQKDDGTQVPKWHDSEVAAIAYAIQNILARRARQHGPVVQESVQGDAPLAAMPPVMAGKKCSECGAHAMIRKDGCDYCTQCGHLGTCG, from the coding sequence ATGAAGCGAGAAAACCTGGGTCGTGCACACGATCTGACGGCAACCCAACCCATCAGCCTGGATGTGTTGAAGGAAAAATACCTCAAGGCGGGTGAAACCAGCGCCGAAGACCTCTTTCGCCGCGTGGCGCGCGCGCTAGCGTCGGTAGAAGCCGAGGCCGACCGCGAAAAATACGAGGGCTTGTTCCTCGCCAACATGCATGCCGGTGCCATTGGTGCCGGGCGCATCATGAGTGCTGCCGGTACCGACATCCAGGCGACGCTCATCAACTGCTTTGTTCAGCCCGTGGGCGATTGCATCCAGGGCATGGACGACGAAGGTTTTCCCGGCATCTACGAGGCCTTGCGCGAAGCGGCCGAAACCATGCGCCGGGGCGGTGGCGTGGGCTATGACTTCTCACGCATTCGTCCCCGCGGTGCCGAGGTCAAAGGCACGCACTCGATGGCCTCGGGCCCGTGTAGTTATATCAATGTGTTTGATCAGTCATGCTCCACCGTCGAGAGCGCGGGCGCGCGCCGTGGCGCGCAGATGGGCGTGCTGCGCATCGACCATCCCGATGTGCTCGATTTCATCACCGCCAAGCGCACGCCGGGCCGATGGAACAACTTCAATGTGTCGGTGGGTGTGAGCGATGCTTTCATCCAGGCAGTGCAGGACGACCGGCCTTGGGAGCTGGTGCACAAGTCCCGTCCGGGCATTACCGTGATGGAGCAGGGGGCCTACCAGCGCGCCGACGGTCTGTGGGTGTACCAGAGCCTGCCCGCGCGCGAGCTGTGGGACACCATCATGAAGTCCACCTACGACTTCGCCGAGCCGGGCATCCTGTTCCTGGACCACATCAACCAGGACAACAACCTGCGTTACTGCGAGAAGATCGCCGCCACCAACCCCTGCGGCGAGCAGCCTTTGCCGTCCTACGGCTGCTGCGACCTCGGCCCCATCATCTTGACGCGGTTCGTGCGCAACCCCTTCGGTTTTGACGGTGCTGCCGCTTTTGATTTCGAATCGTTTGCGAAATCGGTCGCGCTGCAGGTGCGTGCGCTCGACAACGTGCTCGACGTGACTTTCTGGCCGCTGCCGCAGCAGGACGCCGAGGCCAAGGCCAAGCGCCGTATTGGCGTGGGTTTTACCGGCATGGGCAATACCCTGGCCATGCTGTGCCTGCGCTACGACAGCGATGAGGGGCGCACCATGGCTGCACGCATCGCCGAGCACATGCGCGATTGCGCCTATGCCGCATCGGTGGAGCTGGCACGCGAGAAGGGTGCCTTTCCCCAGTTCAACGCCGACGGCTATTTGGCCGAAGGTACCTTCGCCAGCCGTCTGCCCGCGGCGCTGAAGAAACAGATCCGTACGCACGGCATCCGCAACAGCCACCTGTTGTCGATCGCCCCGACCGGCACTGTGAGCCTGGCCTTTGCCGACAATGCGTCGAACGGCATCGAGCCACCGTTTTCCTGGATGTACAAGCGCAAGAAGCGCGAGGCCGACGGCAGCATGGCCGAGTACGCGGTGGAAGACCACTCCTGGCGCCTGTACCGCGAGCTGGGCGGCGACGTCAACAAGCTGCCCGAGTACTTTGTCTCGGCGCTGGAGATGTCGGCACAGGACCACATCGCCATGATGAAGGTTGTGCAGCCTTTCGTGGACACGGCCATCTCCAAGACGGTCAACATCCCGGCCGACTATCCCTACGAAGATTTCAAGGGGCTGTATTTGCAGGCCTGGCGTGCGCGCCTCAAGGGTCTGGCTACCTACCGCCCGAACAGCATTCTGGGCTCCGTGCTCGAAGTGCACTCGGCGCCGCAGGCCGACCATTCACCAGCCGCTGCGCTCGACGCGCCGCCGGTCGACCCCATGCGAACGGTGATTGAAAGCCGTCCCAAGGGCGCCCTTTCGGCCGTGGCCGAGAAGGTGGACTACTGGACTCAGGAAGGCCAGAAGCGCCTGTACCTCATCGTCTCGTTCTTGCCGGTTCCCAATGCCGAGGGCACCGGTACGGTCGACCGTGCCATCGAATTTTTCATGCCCGTGGGCCAGAGTGGCGAATCGCAGCAATGGGTCACGTCGAGCATGCGTCTGCTGTCGCTGGCCGCACGCGGCGGTTTCCTGGAACGTGCGCTCTCCGACATGCGCAAGGTCGCCTGGGACCGTGGCCCCGTGCGCCTGGGGACGCACCAGAAGGACGACGGCACGCAGGTGCCCAAGTGGCATGACTCCGAAGTGGCCGCGATTGCCTACGCCATCCAGAACATCCTGGCCCGCCGTGCACGACAGCACGGCCCTGTTGTGCAGGAGTCGGTGCAGGGCGATGCGCCGCTGGCCGCCATGCCCCCTGTCATGGCCGGCAAGAAGTGTTCAGAGTGTGGCGCCCATGCCATGATCCGCAAGGACGGTTGCGACTATTGCACCCAGTGCGGCCACCTGGGAACCTGTGGGTGA